The following proteins come from a genomic window of Achromobacter sp. AONIH1:
- a CDS encoding FadR/GntR family transcriptional regulator has product MSFPKLSSPPTLTDTVAKRLLAEIQEGRAQPGDKLPTETALAEQFGVSRTVIREAVSRLRQDGIVEARQGSGVFVTGATGNRALRIDAAELRSLDAVLHIVELRRALETEIAAQAAARRKKRDMAAIDAALAAISEAVAAGGDGVQEDVAFHRSIAHATGNPYFLTTLTFVSQFLVAATRITRGNEARHADQMRAVLQEHAAIVEAIRGQDVEGAREAARVHMINAAKRLSLAHR; this is encoded by the coding sequence ATGTCGTTCCCCAAACTCTCCTCTCCGCCCACCCTGACCGACACGGTCGCCAAGCGCCTGCTCGCCGAAATCCAGGAAGGCCGCGCGCAGCCCGGCGACAAGCTGCCCACCGAAACCGCGCTGGCCGAACAGTTCGGCGTCAGTCGCACCGTGATCCGCGAAGCGGTGTCGCGGCTGCGCCAGGACGGCATCGTCGAGGCGCGCCAGGGCAGCGGCGTATTCGTCACCGGCGCCACCGGCAACCGCGCGCTGCGCATCGACGCCGCCGAGCTGCGCTCGCTGGATGCCGTGCTGCATATCGTGGAATTGCGCCGCGCGCTGGAGACGGAGATCGCCGCGCAGGCCGCGGCGCGGCGCAAGAAGCGCGACATGGCCGCCATCGACGCGGCGCTGGCCGCGATCTCCGAGGCCGTGGCCGCCGGCGGCGACGGCGTCCAGGAAGACGTGGCCTTTCACCGCAGCATCGCGCACGCCACGGGCAACCCGTACTTCCTCACCACGCTCACCTTCGTCAGCCAGTTCCTGGTCGCCGCCACCCGCATCACACGCGGCAACGAGGCGCGCCACGCCGACCAGATGCGCGCCGTGCTGCAGGAACACGCCGCCATCGTCGAGGCCATACGCGGCCAGGACGTGGAAGGCGCGCGCGAAGCGGCGCGCGTGCACATGATCAACGCCGCCAAGCGGCTGAGCCTGGCGCACCGCTGA
- a CDS encoding ABC transporter ATP-binding protein, whose amino-acid sequence MLLELQSVSREFAMNDGRKLHAVNEVDLAIAPGEALGLVGESGCGKSTLGRLCARALDPTRGKIMFEGRDITRLPPAELRALRRSIQFIYQDPHSALNPRMTILRSVSEPLILHTDLRGARLRAHAAELMEMVGLPAQFLSRYPHELSGGQKQRVCIARAIALKPRLLVLDEPTSALDVSVQAQILGFLKDLQERFQLSYLFISHNLAVIRALCPRVAVMYLGRIVEQGPTEAVFAQPRHPYAQALIDAIPVPEARQPERRIVLQGDIPSPIDLPRGCAFASRCPQAIAGRCDATQPGLYRDGAAREVRCHLYAPA is encoded by the coding sequence ATGCTGCTTGAGCTGCAATCCGTATCGCGCGAGTTCGCGATGAACGACGGCCGCAAGCTGCACGCGGTCAACGAGGTCGACCTGGCCATCGCGCCCGGCGAGGCGCTGGGCCTGGTGGGCGAGTCCGGCTGCGGCAAGTCCACGCTGGGCCGGCTGTGCGCGCGGGCGCTGGACCCGACGCGCGGAAAGATCATGTTCGAAGGCCGCGACATCACCCGGCTGCCGCCCGCCGAGCTGCGCGCGCTGCGCCGCTCGATCCAGTTCATCTACCAGGATCCGCATTCGGCGCTGAACCCGCGCATGACCATCCTGCGCAGCGTGTCCGAGCCGCTGATCCTGCATACCGATCTGCGTGGCGCCAGGCTGCGCGCGCACGCGGCCGAGCTGATGGAGATGGTGGGCCTGCCGGCGCAATTCCTCAGCCGCTATCCGCACGAACTGTCCGGGGGCCAGAAGCAGCGCGTGTGCATCGCCCGCGCCATCGCGCTCAAGCCCAGGCTGCTGGTTCTGGACGAACCCACCTCGGCGCTGGATGTATCGGTGCAGGCGCAGATCCTGGGCTTTCTCAAGGATTTGCAGGAGCGCTTCCAGCTGTCCTATCTGTTCATCTCGCACAACCTGGCGGTGATCCGCGCGCTGTGCCCGCGCGTGGCGGTGATGTACCTGGGCCGCATCGTCGAGCAAGGCCCCACCGAGGCGGTCTTCGCCCAGCCCCGCCACCCTTATGCGCAGGCGCTGATCGACGCGATCCCGGTGCCCGAGGCGCGCCAGCCGGAGCGCCGCATCGTGCTGCAGGGCGACATCCCCTCGCCCATCGACCTGCCGCGCGGCTGTGCCTTCGCCTCGCGCTGCCCGCAGGCCATCGCCGGCCGCTGCGACGCGACGCAGCCGGGGCTGTACCGCGACGGCGCGGCGCGCGAGGTGCGCTGCCATCTGTACGCGCCGGCCTGA
- a CDS encoding ABC transporter substrate-binding protein, which produces MRHRLSNFLLAAAIACAPLASHAFETANGKRILVIGGQQAVSVMDPAQKYDFSIRTIQQATYDALLKYEGDPVELKPWLATSWTVNDDATVWTFKLDPRAKFQNGDPVDAAAVKASFERTLKLNKGPAWMYTDFLKPENISVEDPQTLRFTLSRPYAAFLSLLPWWYVVNVKQAMANEHNGDYGQQWLTDHTAGSGPYRVKRVEPNSLYELEAWDGYWKGWPQPEKARLGGIIYRVITENSSRRAALARGEIDIAGSLSPEDLDQLESVKGVKIGRKAGTGMGGFGLKFNTQGKYMSDLNLRRALAYAFDYDSLLKIYNGRARLMDSPFPPSVKGHVAVPDMPRRDMDKARAYLAKSKWPQGGIELEYVYVQGLEEERQMGLLLIDNLKPLNITIRMVPLTWPNMVARGAKAETSPDIFASFSTTMSIDPDPVAYMYHKGSWGQYYATHFLDDPELFSLIDRARTLPAWSDRQPLYEEIQRRIVADQPEIFGMIRDRNTATRDYVQGLVDSPIRMASEFDLYPLYIGR; this is translated from the coding sequence ATGCGGCATCGTCTGAGCAACTTCCTGCTGGCGGCGGCCATCGCCTGCGCGCCGCTCGCCTCGCATGCGTTCGAGACCGCCAACGGCAAGCGCATCCTGGTCATCGGCGGCCAGCAGGCCGTGTCGGTGATGGACCCTGCGCAGAAGTACGACTTCTCGATCCGCACCATCCAGCAGGCCACCTACGACGCGCTGCTCAAGTACGAGGGCGACCCCGTCGAGCTCAAGCCCTGGCTGGCCACGTCCTGGACCGTCAACGACGACGCCACCGTCTGGACCTTCAAGCTGGACCCGCGCGCGAAATTCCAGAACGGCGATCCGGTGGACGCCGCCGCGGTCAAGGCCTCGTTCGAGCGCACGCTCAAGCTGAACAAGGGCCCGGCCTGGATGTACACCGATTTCCTCAAGCCCGAGAACATCAGCGTCGAAGACCCGCAGACGCTGCGCTTCACGCTCAGCCGTCCCTACGCGGCCTTCCTCAGCCTGCTGCCCTGGTGGTACGTGGTCAACGTCAAGCAGGCCATGGCCAACGAGCACAATGGCGACTATGGCCAGCAATGGCTGACCGATCACACCGCCGGCTCCGGCCCTTACCGCGTCAAGCGCGTCGAACCCAATTCCCTGTACGAGCTGGAAGCCTGGGACGGCTACTGGAAGGGCTGGCCGCAGCCCGAGAAGGCGCGCCTGGGCGGCATCATCTACCGCGTCATCACCGAGAACTCCAGCCGCCGCGCGGCGCTGGCGCGCGGCGAGATCGACATCGCCGGCAGCCTGTCGCCCGAGGACCTGGACCAGCTCGAATCGGTCAAGGGCGTGAAGATCGGCCGCAAGGCCGGCACCGGCATGGGCGGATTCGGTCTGAAATTCAATACGCAGGGCAAGTACATGTCAGACCTGAACCTGCGCCGCGCCCTGGCCTACGCCTTCGATTACGACTCCTTGCTGAAGATCTACAACGGCCGCGCGCGGCTGATGGACAGCCCCTTCCCGCCGTCGGTCAAGGGCCATGTGGCCGTGCCCGACATGCCGCGCCGCGACATGGACAAGGCCCGCGCATACCTGGCCAAGTCCAAGTGGCCGCAAGGCGGCATCGAGCTGGAATACGTCTACGTGCAGGGGCTGGAGGAAGAGCGCCAGATGGGCCTGTTGCTGATCGACAATCTCAAGCCGCTGAACATCACGATCCGCATGGTGCCGCTGACCTGGCCCAACATGGTGGCGCGCGGCGCCAAGGCCGAGACCTCGCCCGACATATTCGCGTCCTTCAGCACCACCATGTCGATCGATCCGGACCCGGTGGCCTACATGTATCACAAGGGTTCCTGGGGCCAGTACTACGCCACGCATTTCCTGGACGACCCGGAACTGTTCTCGCTGATCGACCGCGCACGCACGCTGCCGGCCTGGTCCGACCGCCAGCCGCTGTATGAAGAGATCCAGCGCCGCATCGTGGCGGACCAGCCCGAGATCTTCGGCATGATCCGCGACCGCAACACGGCCACGCGCGACTACGTGCAGGGCTTGGTGGACTCGCCCATCCGCATGGCCAGCGAGTTCGACCTGTACCCGCTGTACATCGGCCGCTAG
- a CDS encoding ABC transporter ATP-binding protein gives MNAPLLEFDDFKLHFDTFDGCYQALDGVTLSVAPGEALGIVGETGCGKSVTAKSVLGLVPSPPARVAGGDLRYRGRSLLGLDEAAMRRIRGVEIAMIFQDPMTYLNPLFTIGDQMSAVIAAHDAGKPRGQRRDARQRRAHATEMLARVHLPNPDTQLTRYPHQLSGGQRQRVLIAMALSGSPSLLIADEPTTALDVTIQAQILDLLDELRRDLGLAILLISHDLGVISRVCDRVAVMYAGAVVETAPVQALFDAPRHPYTRGLLASVPHPRRPAQMPVGIPGSVPNLLHPPAGCRFQARCPSAAAACAVKRPPTVELAPGHGAACLLLTPASATAGGRVHAA, from the coding sequence ATGAACGCACCTTTGCTCGAATTCGACGACTTCAAGCTGCACTTCGATACCTTCGACGGTTGCTACCAGGCGCTGGACGGCGTCACGCTCAGCGTGGCGCCGGGCGAAGCCCTGGGGATCGTGGGCGAGACCGGCTGCGGCAAGTCGGTCACGGCCAAGAGCGTGCTCGGACTGGTGCCCAGCCCGCCGGCGCGCGTGGCGGGCGGCGACCTGCGCTATCGCGGCCGCAGCCTGCTGGGCCTGGACGAAGCGGCCATGCGGCGCATCCGTGGCGTGGAGATCGCGATGATCTTCCAGGATCCCATGACCTACCTGAATCCGCTGTTCACCATCGGCGACCAGATGTCGGCGGTGATCGCCGCGCACGACGCCGGCAAGCCGCGCGGACAACGCCGCGACGCGCGCCAGCGCCGCGCCCATGCCACCGAGATGCTGGCCCGCGTGCACCTGCCCAATCCCGACACGCAATTGACGCGCTATCCGCACCAGCTATCCGGCGGCCAGCGCCAGCGCGTGCTGATCGCCATGGCGCTGTCCGGCTCGCCGTCGCTGCTGATCGCCGACGAGCCGACCACGGCGCTGGACGTCACCATCCAGGCGCAGATCCTGGACCTGCTCGACGAGCTGCGCCGCGACCTGGGCCTGGCCATCCTGTTGATTTCGCACGACCTGGGCGTGATCTCGCGCGTCTGCGACCGCGTCGCCGTGATGTATGCCGGCGCCGTGGTCGAGACCGCGCCGGTGCAGGCGCTGTTCGACGCGCCGCGCCATCCCTACACGCGCGGCCTGCTGGCCTCGGTGCCGCACCCGCGCCGGCCCGCGCAGATGCCGGTGGGCATCCCCGGATCCGTGCCCAACCTGCTGCATCCGCCCGCCGGCTGCCGCTTCCAGGCGCGCTGTCCGTCCGCCGCCGCGGCCTGTGCCGTCAAGCGCCCGCCCACCGTGGAACTGGCGCCGGGCCACGGCGCCGCCTGTCTGCTGCTGACGCCGGCCTCGGCCACCGCCGGAGGCCGCGTCCATGCTGCTTGA
- the otnK gene encoding 3-oxo-tetronate kinase, translating into MSIKLGCIADDFTGATDLANNLVRAGMRAVQTIGVPGGPLRADADAVVVALKTRSLPADEAVAQSLAALAWLRAQGAEQIYFKYCSTFDSTPQGNIGPVTDALMARLGTDFTIATPAFPDNKRTVFKGYLFVGDVLLNESGMQHHPLTPMTDPNLLRVLAAQTRRKVGLIDHAVVARGSAAIRERIAALRAEGVEIAIVDAVSNDDLLALGPALKGMPLVTAGSGVAIGLPANWALTPGAATAPVRAAGAQAVVAGSCSATTNGQVAAFIASGRPALALDPLRIAAGEDVAGEALAWARPLLASGPVLLYSTAAPDSVRQTQGALGAERAGALIEAEIARIARGLIELGVRQLIVAGGETSGAVVQALGLEQIAIGEQIDPGVPWCSGRAAAVDADISIALKSGNFGAADFFLKAFAQD; encoded by the coding sequence ATGAGCATCAAGCTGGGCTGCATCGCCGACGACTTCACCGGCGCCACCGATCTGGCCAACAACCTGGTGCGCGCCGGCATGCGCGCCGTGCAGACCATCGGCGTGCCGGGCGGTCCGCTGCGCGCGGATGCCGACGCGGTGGTGGTCGCGCTCAAGACGCGCAGCCTGCCCGCCGACGAGGCGGTCGCGCAATCGCTGGCGGCGCTGGCATGGCTGCGGGCGCAGGGCGCGGAGCAGATCTACTTCAAGTACTGCTCCACCTTCGACAGCACGCCGCAGGGCAATATCGGCCCGGTGACGGATGCGCTGATGGCCCGGCTGGGCACGGACTTCACCATTGCCACGCCGGCCTTTCCGGACAACAAGCGCACGGTGTTCAAGGGCTATCTGTTCGTGGGCGACGTGCTGCTGAACGAGTCGGGCATGCAGCATCATCCGCTCACGCCCATGACGGATCCGAACCTGCTGCGCGTGCTGGCGGCGCAGACGCGGCGCAAGGTCGGCCTGATCGACCATGCCGTGGTGGCGCGCGGCAGCGCCGCCATCCGCGAGCGCATCGCCGCGCTGCGCGCCGAGGGCGTGGAGATCGCCATCGTCGATGCCGTGTCCAACGACGACCTGCTGGCTCTGGGACCGGCGCTGAAGGGCATGCCCCTGGTGACGGCGGGTTCGGGCGTGGCGATTGGCCTGCCGGCGAACTGGGCCCTGACGCCGGGCGCGGCCACGGCGCCGGTGCGCGCGGCCGGCGCGCAGGCCGTGGTGGCGGGCAGCTGCTCGGCCACCACCAATGGGCAGGTTGCCGCGTTCATCGCCAGCGGCCGTCCGGCGCTGGCGCTGGATCCCCTGCGCATCGCCGCTGGCGAGGACGTGGCGGGCGAGGCGCTGGCGTGGGCGCGGCCCTTGCTGGCCTCGGGACCGGTGTTGCTTTATTCCACGGCCGCGCCGGACAGCGTCCGGCAGACGCAGGGCGCGCTGGGCGCGGAACGGGCCGGCGCGCTGATCGAGGCTGAGATCGCCCGCATCGCGCGCGGTCTGATCGAACTCGGCGTGCGCCAGCTCATCGTGGCCGGCGGCGAGACCTCGGGCGCGGTGGTGCAGGCGCTGGGACTGGAGCAGATCGCCATCGGCGAGCAGATCGATCCGGGCGTGCCCTGGTGTTCGGGCCGCGCGGCGGCGGTCGATGCCGACATCAGCATCGCGCTGAAGTCCGGCAATTTCGGCGCCGCGGATTTCTTCCTGAAGGCGTTCGCGCAAGACTGA
- a CDS encoding DUF917 domain-containing protein: protein MSAEEMEALAVGAWILGTGGGGDPYQKLLNMRQLYKKGYRASLLDPMYLNEDDRVAVVSGMGAPLVGQERLADPHFAVKPVRMMEEYCGQRFRAIMALEIGGGNGLQPFMVAALMGLPVVDADSMGRAYPEAQMTSFAVRGLPMYPLAVADIRDNEVIVTRAASATWVERLSRKVVVEMGSTAATCKTPRSGAEVKEHGILYTVSKAIRLGEVVLRARRQHDDVIGAVLQESGGKRMFSGKVVDVERRTTAGFLRGRAVLEGLGEDRGSRYTLHFQNEFSVGERDGVPEVMTPDLICVLDSVSGDGIGTDVLRFGQRVSVLALPAPQVFTSERGLELVGPRAFGFDIDYRTVFA, encoded by the coding sequence GTGTCCGCCGAAGAGATGGAAGCCCTGGCCGTGGGCGCCTGGATACTGGGCACCGGCGGCGGCGGTGATCCGTACCAGAAACTGCTCAACATGCGCCAGCTTTACAAGAAGGGCTATCGCGCCTCGCTGCTGGACCCCATGTACCTGAACGAGGACGACCGCGTGGCGGTGGTCTCGGGCATGGGCGCGCCGCTGGTCGGCCAGGAACGGCTGGCCGATCCGCATTTCGCGGTCAAGCCGGTGCGCATGATGGAGGAATACTGCGGCCAGCGCTTCCGCGCCATCATGGCGCTGGAAATCGGCGGCGGCAACGGCCTGCAACCCTTCATGGTGGCCGCGCTGATGGGCCTGCCGGTGGTGGACGCCGATAGCATGGGCCGCGCCTATCCCGAGGCCCAGATGACCAGCTTCGCCGTGCGCGGCCTGCCCATGTATCCGCTGGCCGTGGCCGACATCCGCGACAACGAGGTCATCGTCACGCGCGCCGCGTCGGCCACCTGGGTCGAGCGCCTGAGCCGCAAGGTGGTGGTCGAGATGGGTTCCACCGCCGCCACCTGCAAGACCCCGCGCAGCGGCGCCGAGGTCAAGGAACACGGCATTCTCTACACCGTCAGCAAGGCCATCCGGCTGGGCGAGGTGGTGCTGCGCGCGCGGCGCCAGCACGACGACGTGATCGGCGCGGTGCTGCAGGAATCCGGCGGCAAGCGCATGTTCAGCGGCAAGGTCGTGGACGTGGAACGCCGCACCACGGCGGGCTTCCTGCGCGGCCGCGCCGTGCTCGAGGGATTGGGCGAGGATCGCGGCTCGCGCTACACGCTGCATTTCCAGAACGAGTTCTCGGTGGGCGAGCGCGACGGCGTGCCCGAGGTCATGACGCCGGACCTGATCTGCGTGCTGGACTCGGTCAGCGGCGACGGCATCGGCACCGACGTGCTGCGCTTCGGCCAGCGCGTCAGCGTGCTGGCGCTGCCCGCGCCCCAGGTATTCACCAGCGAACGCGGCCTCGAGCTGGTCGGCCCGCGCGCGTTTGGATTCGACATCGACTATCGCACCGTCTTCGCGTGA
- the nikC gene encoding nickel transporter permease — translation MSTTALPTSQDARHGLGRQLRLYASTFARNKSAMLGLVIVVGFLLVALFAPWLAPYPEDAAGSVKLAQKLLPPSSAHWFGTDEMGNDVFSRVILGARTSLQIGLTITVIAALIGVPLGVIAGYFGGRVQECIMRVTDIFLSVPGLVLAIAIVGALGPGILNAMIALSLVWWPGYVRLVQAKTLSLKGEVYIDAARMMGAGPLRIVFVHILPNCVSPIVIKASMDMGMAILSAASLGFLGLGAQPPAPEWGAMISVGRNYLPQWWWYSAFPGLAIYLTVLGFNLIGDGLRDVLDPKQRG, via the coding sequence ATGTCCACCACCGCCCTACCCACCTCCCAGGATGCGCGGCACGGCCTGGGCCGCCAGCTGCGGCTGTATGCCAGCACCTTCGCGCGCAACAAGTCCGCCATGCTGGGCCTGGTCATCGTCGTCGGCTTCCTGCTGGTGGCGCTGTTCGCGCCCTGGCTGGCGCCCTATCCCGAAGACGCCGCCGGCAGCGTCAAGCTGGCGCAGAAGCTGCTTCCGCCCAGTTCGGCGCACTGGTTCGGCACCGACGAGATGGGCAACGATGTGTTCTCGCGCGTGATCCTGGGCGCGCGCACCTCGTTGCAAATCGGCCTGACCATCACCGTGATCGCCGCGCTGATCGGCGTGCCGCTGGGCGTGATCGCCGGCTACTTCGGCGGCCGCGTGCAGGAATGCATCATGCGCGTCACCGACATCTTCCTGTCGGTGCCCGGACTGGTGCTGGCCATCGCCATCGTCGGCGCGCTGGGGCCCGGCATCCTCAACGCCATGATCGCGCTGTCGCTGGTCTGGTGGCCGGGCTACGTGCGGCTGGTGCAGGCCAAGACGCTGTCGCTCAAGGGCGAGGTCTATATCGACGCGGCCCGCATGATGGGCGCCGGCCCGCTGCGTATCGTGTTCGTCCACATCCTGCCCAACTGCGTCTCGCCCATCGTCATCAAGGCCTCGATGGACATGGGCATGGCCATCCTCAGCGCCGCCAGCCTGGGCTTCCTGGGCCTGGGCGCGCAGCCGCCCGCGCCGGAATGGGGCGCGATGATCTCCGTGGGCCGCAACTACCTGCCGCAATGGTGGTGGTACTCGGCCTTTCCCGGCCTGGCCATCTACCTGACCGTGCTGGGTTTCAACCTGATCGGCGACGGGCTGCGCGACGTGCTCGACCCCAAACAACGAGGCTGA
- a CDS encoding LysR family transcriptional regulator, whose product MTALVDKFANQLDWNLLRTFMVIVQERSITLAAHRLSVTQPSVSAALRRLEERLDRRLIERGGAASFQPTAAGEVLYRHCADIYRLVTALPEALDAAHSAVQGIVTLHLSGHVHWPELPALIAAYRQEYPLVRFRIKRGTCGDILSLLAQKNAALGVVSASDARPTLSRAPLFEQDMLHYAAAGAPSGELRGAPVIGYEDEQTGAPLAALAVHRIRCGLEGATVAEGLDCDAVAALVRAGAGIGALPRRYAEADPALAALPLEPVTLPVYLVRHEQAGASRADQSFLQFLASRLPAASTPRAASD is encoded by the coding sequence ATGACCGCTCTCGTGGACAAGTTCGCCAACCAGCTCGACTGGAACCTGCTGCGCACCTTCATGGTGATCGTGCAGGAACGCAGCATCACGCTGGCCGCCCACCGGCTGTCGGTGACGCAGCCCTCGGTCAGCGCGGCCCTGCGCCGCCTGGAAGAGCGGCTGGACCGCCGGCTGATCGAACGCGGCGGCGCGGCGTCCTTCCAGCCCACCGCCGCCGGCGAGGTGCTGTACCGGCACTGCGCCGACATCTACCGCCTGGTCACCGCGCTGCCCGAAGCGCTGGACGCGGCGCATAGCGCCGTGCAAGGCATCGTCACCCTGCACCTGAGCGGCCATGTGCACTGGCCCGAACTGCCGGCCCTGATCGCCGCCTACCGTCAGGAGTATCCGCTGGTCCGCTTCCGCATCAAGCGCGGCACCTGCGGCGACATCCTCAGCCTGCTGGCGCAGAAGAACGCCGCGCTGGGCGTCGTGTCCGCGTCCGACGCGCGCCCGACCCTCAGCCGTGCGCCGCTGTTCGAGCAGGACATGCTGCACTACGCCGCCGCCGGCGCGCCGTCCGGCGAACTGCGCGGCGCGCCCGTGATCGGCTACGAAGACGAACAGACCGGCGCGCCGCTGGCCGCGCTGGCCGTGCACCGGATCCGCTGCGGACTGGAAGGCGCCACCGTGGCCGAGGGCCTGGACTGCGATGCCGTGGCCGCGCTGGTGCGCGCCGGCGCCGGCATCGGCGCCCTCCCGCGCCGCTACGCCGAGGCCGATCCCGCCCTGGCGGCGTTGCCGCTGGAACCCGTGACGCTGCCGGTCTACCTGGTGCGCCACGAACAGGCCGGCGCCAGCCGCGCGGACCAGAGCTTCCTGCAATTCCTGGCGTCGCGTCTGCCGGCCGCCAGCACGCCCCGCGCCGCCTCGGACTGA
- a CDS encoding ABC transporter permease, with the protein MLRFIVKRSAFMLLMVAGLLAITFTISHVAPGDPARLAAGPNATEAMVQTLRTEYGMDKPVVAQFGGYLAGVVQGDLGRSITTTRPVFQDLLRYFPATLELVCFAILLSIVGGVALGTLAAATQNRWPDHLIRLLSTSGVAFPMFSLGLLLKYAFAQHLEWLPLGGRLDMLAFPPDTITGFYTIDSLLHGDVDTFLSALSYMLLPALALSFPALASIIRVNRAEMLEVLRQDYIVAARAHGVAPWRVIAKYALRNAMLPTLAMIGLRFGWMLGGTVLIESVFDWPGIGLYAVQATMNSDFQPIMGVTLVLGVSFMLINFVIDIIYGLLDPRVRQQG; encoded by the coding sequence ATGCTGCGCTTCATCGTCAAACGCTCGGCCTTCATGCTGCTGATGGTGGCGGGCCTGCTGGCCATCACCTTCACCATCTCGCACGTGGCGCCGGGCGATCCGGCCCGGCTGGCCGCCGGCCCGAACGCCACCGAGGCCATGGTCCAGACGTTGCGCACCGAGTACGGCATGGACAAGCCGGTGGTGGCGCAGTTCGGCGGCTATCTCGCCGGCGTCGTGCAGGGCGACCTGGGACGCTCCATCACCACCACCCGGCCGGTGTTCCAGGACCTGCTGCGCTATTTCCCCGCGACGCTGGAGCTGGTGTGCTTCGCCATCCTGCTTTCCATCGTCGGCGGCGTGGCGCTGGGCACGCTGGCCGCCGCCACACAGAACCGCTGGCCCGATCACCTGATCCGCCTGCTGTCCACGTCCGGCGTGGCCTTCCCGATGTTCTCGCTGGGCCTGCTGCTGAAATACGCCTTCGCCCAGCACCTGGAATGGCTGCCGCTGGGCGGCCGGCTCGACATGCTGGCCTTTCCGCCGGACACCATCACCGGCTTCTACACCATCGACAGCCTGCTGCACGGCGACGTCGACACCTTCCTGTCGGCGCTGTCCTACATGCTGCTGCCGGCGCTGGCGCTGTCGTTTCCGGCGCTGGCCTCCATCATCCGCGTCAACCGCGCCGAGATGCTGGAAGTGCTGCGCCAGGACTACATCGTCGCGGCGCGCGCGCACGGCGTGGCGCCCTGGCGCGTGATCGCCAAGTACGCGCTACGCAACGCCATGCTGCCCACGCTGGCCATGATCGGCCTGCGCTTCGGCTGGATGCTGGGCGGCACGGTGCTGATCGAATCGGTGTTCGACTGGCCCGGCATCGGCCTGTACGCGGTGCAGGCCACCATGAATTCCGACTTCCAGCCCATCATGGGCGTGACGCTGGTGCTGGGCGTGAGCTTCATGCTCATCAACTTCGTCATCGACATCATCTACGGCCTGCTGGACCCGCGCGTCCGGCAGCAGGGTTGA
- the ltnD gene encoding L-threonate dehydrogenase, with protein MNSTTSSSTLTGRRVGVVGLGAMGSGIARSLRRAGLTVHVYDVRAEAAAAFAAEGGVACATLAEMARACDVIVSVVVNAQQTEAVLFGDGGLAGELQPGSVFVMCSTVDPNWSVALEARLQALGLHYLDAPISGGAAKAAAGQMTMMTAGSAAAYAACEGVLEAMAGKVYRLGDRAGAGSKVKIINQLLAGVHIAAAAEAMALGLREGVDADALYEVITHSAGNSWMFENRMAHVLAGDYAPLSAVDIFVKDLGLVLDTARHSKFPLPLASTAHQMFMQASTAGHGREDDSAVIKIFPGIRLPEAK; from the coding sequence ATGAACAGCACAACTTCTTCTTCCACCTTGACCGGCCGCCGCGTCGGCGTGGTCGGCCTGGGCGCGATGGGCTCGGGCATCGCCCGCAGCCTGCGCCGCGCCGGCCTGACCGTGCACGTGTACGACGTGCGCGCCGAGGCCGCCGCCGCCTTCGCGGCCGAGGGCGGCGTGGCCTGCGCCACGCTGGCCGAGATGGCGCGGGCCTGCGATGTGATCGTCAGCGTGGTGGTCAACGCGCAGCAGACCGAGGCCGTATTGTTCGGCGACGGCGGGCTGGCCGGCGAGTTGCAACCCGGCTCGGTGTTCGTCATGTGCTCCACCGTGGATCCGAACTGGTCCGTGGCGCTGGAGGCCCGGCTGCAGGCGCTGGGCCTGCACTATCTGGACGCGCCGATCTCAGGCGGCGCGGCCAAGGCCGCCGCTGGCCAGATGACCATGATGACGGCCGGCAGCGCCGCCGCCTACGCGGCTTGTGAAGGCGTGCTGGAAGCGATGGCCGGCAAGGTCTATCGGCTGGGCGACCGCGCCGGCGCGGGCAGCAAGGTCAAGATCATCAACCAGCTGCTGGCCGGCGTGCACATCGCCGCGGCCGCCGAGGCCATGGCGCTGGGCCTGCGCGAGGGCGTGGACGCCGATGCGCTGTACGAAGTGATCACGCACAGCGCCGGCAACAGCTGGATGTTCGAGAACCGCATGGCGCACGTGCTGGCCGGCGACTATGCGCCGCTGTCGGCGGTGGACATCTTCGTCAAGGATCTGGGGCTGGTGCTGGACACGGCCCGTCATAGCAAATTCCCGCTGCCGCTGGCGTCCACCGCGCACCAGATGTTCATGCAGGCGTCCACCGCCGGCCATGGCCGCGAGGACGACAGCGCGGTCATCAAGATCTTCCCGGGCATCCGCCTGCCGGAGGCGAAATGA